In Dryobates pubescens isolate bDryPub1 chromosome 15, bDryPub1.pri, whole genome shotgun sequence, the following proteins share a genomic window:
- the SEPTIN3 gene encoding neuronal-specific septin-3 isoform X3 has translation MEEDVPAHRSRLPVPGGPTSPSRIPGPPPRRDSLLGTPSTSTKRSCLSVTLRRGCGGPPWERLRSPALVTLVPPRPRPLTAEGPQRCGGPGGAEAALAVRMGVPSSPPHSGPVESKTEAAMSELVPESRQKPVVPMKPMGINANLLGYIGIDTIIEQMRKKTMKTGFDFNIMVVGQSGLGKSTLVNTLFKSQVSRKSSGWNREEKIPKTVEIKAIGHVIEEGGVKMKLTVIDTPGFGDQINNENCWEPIEKYINEQYEKFLKEEVNIARKKRIPDTRVHCCLYFISPTGHSLRPLDLEFMKHLSKVVNIIPVIAKADTMTLEEKTEFKQRVRKELEVNGIEFYPQKEFDEDLEDKTENDKIRQESMPFAVVGSDKEYQVNGKRVLGRKTPWGIIEVENLTHCEFALLRDFVIRTHLQDLKEVTHNIHYETYRAKRLNDNGGLPPMAVETEENHESNL, from the exons ATGGAGGAGGACGTCCCCGCTCACCGCAGCCGCCTGCCAGTCCCAGGTggtcccaccagccccagccgcATCCCGGGACCCCCGCCGCGCCGGGACAGCCTCCTCGGAACCCCCTCCACCTCCACGAAGCGGAGCTGCCTCTCGGTGACCCTGCGCCGGGGCTGTGGGGGTCCCCCATGGGAGCGGCTGCGGAGCCCGGCCCTTGTCACCCTCGTGCCCCCTCGCCCCCGGCCTCTGACGGCTGAGGGACCCCAGCGATGCGGCGGCCCTGgcggggctgaggctgccctggcagtgaggatgggagtgcccagctccccaccacACTCCG GGCCAGTGGAGAGCAAAACCGAAGCAGCCATGTCTGAGCTGGTGCCAGAGTCACGGCAAAAACCAGTTGTGCCAATGAAGCCCATGGGCATTAATGCCAACCTGCTGGGCTACATCGGCATCGACACCATCATCGAGCAGATGCGCAAGAAAACCATGAAGACGGGTTTTGACTTCAACATCATGGTTGTAG GTCAGAGTGGGCTGGGGAAGTCGACGCTGGTGAACACCCTCTTCAAATCCCAGGTGAGCCGCAAATCTTCAGGCTGGAACCGGGAGGAGAAGATCCCCAAGACAGTGGAGATCAAAGCCATCGGGCATG TCATTGAAGAAGGTGGTGTCAAAATGAAGCTGACAGTCATTGACACACCAGGGTTTGGGGACCAGATCAACAATGAGAACTG CTGGGAGCCTATTGAGAAATACATCAATGAGCAATATGAAAAGTTTTTGAAAGAGGAGGTGAATATTGCAAGGAAGAAACGGATTCCAGACACACGAGTGCACTGCTGCCTCTACTTCATCTCCCCCACAGGCCACTC CCTGCGGCCTTTGGACCTGGAGTTCATGAAACATCTCAGCAAGGTAGTCAACATCATCCCAGTGATTGCCAAGGCTGACACCATGACCTTGGAGGAGAAGACTGAATTCAAACAAAGA GTGCGCAAAGAGCTTGAAGTAAATGGGATCGAGTTTTACCCCCAGAAAGAATTTGATGAGGACTTGGAGGATAAAACAGAGAACGACAAAATCAGG caggaaaGCATGCCCTTCGCTGTAGTGGGCAGTGACAAGGAGTACCAAGTGAATGGCAAAAGAGTCCTGGGCAGGAAAACACCTTGGGGAATCATTGAAG TGGAAAACCTCACTCACTGTGAATTTGCCCTGCTTCGAGATTTTGTCATCAG
- the SMIM45 gene encoding protein SMIM45 isoform X2, translated as MPHFLDWFVPVYLMISILILVGFGACIYYFEPGLQEAHKWRTQRPIMDRDLRKTLMIRDNLAFGVPEV; from the coding sequence ATGCCCCACTTCCTGGATTGGTTTGTGCCAGTGTATCTGATGATCTCCATTCTCATCCTGGTGGGCTTTGGAGCTTGCATTTACTACTTTGAGCCAGGGCTCCAGGAAGCCCACAAGTGGCGAACGCAGAGACCGATCATGGACCGAGACCTTCGGAAGACACTGATGATTCGGGACAACTTGGCCTTCGGGGTGCCCGAGGTGTGA